A genomic window from Mustelus asterias chromosome 26 unlocalized genomic scaffold, sMusAst1.hap1.1 SUPER_26_unloc_39, whole genome shotgun sequence includes:
- the LOC144482152 gene encoding arylamine N-acetyltransferase, pineal gland isozyme NAT-3-like, whose protein sequence is MDADRYLARIGFQGSRRPSLVNMMQIHRCHVLSVPFGSLANHCGEDIFLELPFLYRKVVDQRHAGFCYKLNGLFSWRLGELGCTGVSLPAAQVHSLETQRYGPPREHLALLVELEGRRWLCDVAFGKCFRSPLILEAEREQRQETGTYTLRLTTTQFTLSGDRENSVTIEIEEERIPEVLKEQFRITLRKELVPKEQDIIPPSTPTEQNQNLGFTAINPAPKFQHFLICSSEDVRTFGMIDPLTV, encoded by the exons ATGGATGCCGACAGATACCTGGCGAGGATTGGCTTCCAGGGCTCCAGACGGCCGTCACTGGTGAACATGATGCAGATCCACCGCTGCCATGTCCTCTCGGTGCCTTTTGGCAGCCTGGCCAACCACTGTGGCGAGGACATCTTCCTGGAGCTGCCCTTTCTGTACCGGAAGGTGGTGGATCAGCGCCATGCGGGCTTCTGCTACAAGCTGAATGGATTGTTCTCCTGGCGGTTGGGAGAGCTGGGTTGCACCGGGGTCAGCCTGCCCGCTGCACAGGTCCATTCGCTGGAAACGCAGCGCTATGGGCCTCCCCGGGAGCACCTGGCATTGCTGGTGGAGCTGGAGGGCAGGAGGTGGTTGTGCGACGTGGCCTTCGGGAAGTGTTTTCGCAGCCCGCTGATTCTGGAGGCGGAAAGGGAGCAGCGGCAGGAAACCGGAACTTACACCCT AAGGCTGACCACAACCCAGTTTACACTGTCGGGCGACAGGGAAAATAGTGTCACTATAGAGATAGAGGAGGAGAGAATCCCCGAGGTCCTGAAGGAACAATTTAGAATAACGCTGAGAAAGGAACTCGTTCCCAAAGAGCAGGATATCATTCCGCCATCAACTCCAACGGAGCAAAACCAAAACCTGGGCTTTACAGCCATAAACCCAGCCCCCAAATTCCAACACTTTTTGATATGTTCAAGTGAAGATGTGAGAACTTTTGGAATGATTGATCCATTAACTGTTTGA